Proteins from a single region of Pochonia chlamydosporia 170 chromosome Unknown PCv3seq00031, whole genome shotgun sequence:
- a CDS encoding restless-like transposase (similar to Metarhizium robertsii ARSEF 23 XP_007816583.1), which yields MSASEFLESSPISIDDVPIDFELPVPSTPASSAESSLTPFSPPPTTLPTPDKYDTRLWGHFPGWVWSERSKDNYSWAWEYGYDIQHDDERRWVCKPCIQKNDPRPKNFVAIGLQNALNHLYKDHGISAPDNKTKSGLQKKAEEKPGSKRPRSIVDIWKLDPLRPREQAIANSMIRGFNRNHFQRLLIEWIVDTNQPFSVVEHERLRDIFEYLNPAVKITNANISDTTVRALINSEFKKHKARVIEALRKSPGLIHVSFDGWRARNRHSLYGIVCFFRDENSKPHKVALGVPEVRRHSGNNIATEVLYTIEAFGIEENIGYFTLDNAENNDTALEAIGKKLGFNGARRRGRCFGHIVNLSAKALLFGKDTDAFEEQLSGAEALSEAEYELWRQKGPVGKLHNFVVDINRSDRLTYLLKELQEYDISISDDPKIRSKSPVSVVLDNDTRWLSQLYMIRRALRLRRYFELLVAKFRIQWEEENTSKRTGQLKKSAVRPRILRDENQLTANDWSVLQHFATILGYYEDAVKTLEGDGLIRKRKRGYTGSYGNVWDVINGFEFLLGKLEKYKAMAKDFPDPEQFRIGINMAWEKLDKYYTILDTTPIYYTALALHPAYRWGWFEQAWVHKPDWIRSAKRIVQEVWDESYRDFHIVVASNDEPVAKRQKQYYNAFEEHCEQSRIDSIQTEPLLDDDTIGDEYERWQSSHESTDKTVRDPIAYWHEKRLQYPRLSRMALDFVTIQSMSAECERMFSAAGQMVVPQRCNLQAQTVGMCQVLRSWFRAGIINDLDPLFLSIIEEKKELEGIHLNDDEFRRRELSWLAAAAKTAGH from the coding sequence atgagcgcttcggaattcctagaatcgtccccaatttctatcgatgatgtcccaattgacttcgaactcccagtgccttccacgcctgcttcttctgccgagagctcattgacgccgttctccccgccgccgacgacattgcccactcctgataagtacgatacgcgtctttggggacattttccgggttgggtatggtcagaaagaagcaaagacaactactcatgggcttgggaatatggatacgacatacaacatgacgacgagcgcagatgggtctgcaagccgtgtattcagaagaacgaccccagacctaagaatttcgttgctattggccttcagaatgcgctgaatcacttatacaaggatcacggaatatctgcaccagataacaagacaaagtccggcttgcaaaagaaagccgaggagaagccagggagcaagaggccaagatcgattgtggatatatggaagctcgaccctttaagacctcgagaacaggcgattgccaactctatgatacgcggatttaatcgaaatcactttcaacgtctcctgatcgagtggatagtcgacacgaatcagccctttagtgttgttgaacatgagagactccgggatatcttcgaataccttaaccctgcagtcaagatcacgaacgccaacatctctgataccacagttcgcgcgctcatcaactccgaatttaaaaagcacaaggcgcgcgtcattgaagccctgcgaaagagccccggcttaatacacgtcagctttgacggatggagggcgcggaatcgacactcgttatacggtatcgtgtgcttcttcagggacgagaatagcaagccccacaaggtcgctctgggggtccccgaagtccgcagacattcggggaacaacattgcaacagaagtcctttataccatcgaggcttttggcatcgaggagaatattgggtattttacccttgacaatgccgagaacaacgacacagcacttgaggctattggcaaaaagctcggcttcaatggcgctcgaaggcgaggccgctgcttcggccatatagtcaatctgtctgcgaaggcactactgttcgggaaggatacagacgcgttcgaagaacaactttctggtgcagaagcgctgtctgaagccgaatacgaactttggcgacagaaagggccggttgggaagctccataatttcgtcgtaGATATTAatcgatcggacagactgacatacctattgaaagaacttcaagagtacgacatatccatatcggacgatccgaaaatacggtcaaaaagccccgtctcggtagtgctagataacgatacgcgctggctttcccagctctatatgatccgccgcgccttgagacttcgaaggtacttcgaactgctagtcgcgaagttccgaatccaatgggaggaggagaatacatcaaaaagaactggccagttgaaaaagtcggctgtccggcctcgaatccttagagacgagaaccaacttacggccaacgattggtctgtacttcaacacttcgcgacgatccttggatactatgaagatgcagtcaagactctagaaggcgacggtttaatcaggaaacgcaagaggggttatactggttcatatgggaacgtttgggatgtgatcaatgggtttgaattcctgcttggcaagctcgaaaaatataaggcgatggcaaaagattttcctgaccccgaacagttcaggatcggcataaatatggcctgggagaaattagacaagtattacactattctcgacacaacaccgatatattataccgccctcgcactccacccggcatacagatggggatggttcgagcaggcctgggtacataagcccgactggatcagatctgcaaaaaggatagttcaagaagtgtgggacgagtcctatcgagatttccatattgtggtggcctcaaatgacgagcctgttgcaaaacgacagaagcaatactacaatgccttcgaagagcattgcgaacagtcccgtatcgactccatacagacagagcctctactggacgacgacacgattggcgacgaatacgaacgatggcaatcgagccatgagagcactgacaagactgtgcgagatccgatagcgtattggcatgagaagcgcctgcaataccctcgtctctcccgaatggccctcgactttgtcacaatacaatcaatgtctgcagaatgtgagaggatgttctcggcagcagggcagatggttgttccccaacggtgcaatcttcaggcgcaaacagttgggatgtgtcaggtattgaggtcgtggtttcgggcaggcattatcaacgacctagatccgttatttctctcgatcatagaggagaagaaagagctcgagggcatccatcttaatgatgatgagttcagaagacgggagctatcgtggctcgctgccgcggcgaaaacagctggccattga